One Rhinolophus ferrumequinum isolate MPI-CBG mRhiFer1 chromosome 10, mRhiFer1_v1.p, whole genome shotgun sequence genomic window, GATGAGTGACTTGATTTGACTGACAATTTGAAAAAGATGACTggttgctgtgtggagaatggactgTAGCAAGGGAAGGGTGGACTAAAGGAGGACCTGTAGAGGCTGTTGTGACCGTCAGGAGGTGGTGGTGGCACGGACCACTGCCGCGGTGGACATGATGAGGGTAAAGTTCTGGATATATTCTTAAGATAGAGACAGTGGAAGTTGCTTATGAATTGGATATGGATTGTGACAGAGAGGATGTTTATGGAGAACAGAGTTGATATTGGCTGAAGTGGGGAAGACTCCCGGGGGGAAGGATACCTAACATTAGATTTTAGATGTGTTAAGTGTGACGTGCCTATTGAATAGAAGTATTCAATACCTTATTGGATGATAGGAGTATGGAGTCAGGAGTGAAGTTggggaaatatttaaaaggtCATCAGTATGCACAAGGTATTCAAGCCCATGGGACAGAGATCACCAGAAAGAATAGAGAGAAGTCATCCAAAAGACTGCTCCCTAAGGTTCTCCAAGCTTGAAccaggaagatgaggaagaatacaaaacaatggcAAACAATCTAAATGCTTTGTAGTTAAAGTAATATGGGAATGATACACAATAATTTAGATAATGGTATTTGAGGGTGTAAAGGGAAAGGGATTGGTGGTGGCATTTGATGTATCTGTAACTTAATTCCTATGAAAAATAAGATAACCTGAAGCAAATAGGGCAAAATATTAGCATGTATTGATTGTTGGTATGTGATACataggtgttttattttctatacttCTTTTATGCTTACAATGTTTCATAActtaaagtgaaaatgaaatgggCGTGGTATTCCAGAATTGCATGCTCGACTGGCTGCACAGGACCATGCAGGCGGCTTGTTAAATGGATTCTGGAGCTCAGTCCCACCTGCTCACTCAGTCATTACAGGTACCAGACAGGAATCTGGATTCAGtaaactccccaggtgattccgaTATATAAGCAGGATTAGGAACTCCTGTGACTATTCTACAAATGCCTCGCAGAGTCCCCTAGGACTGCCACTTCCCTGTTTCCTGTATGGAACTTCTGTTAATACAGTCTACAATTGTATTAGCTCTTTGTGGGAAGACTGTCCAGAGTAAGGAGGTGGAGCTTGAGGATGTTAGAGAATAGCTGAAGGAACAAATTGTTTGGTTTCAAATAAAGAAGATCTGTACTTGTCAAATATTGCAAAATAGGGCATGAATATAGAATGAGGGTTAAGCTTAAATTTCTCTAGTTTCACTGGGTGGAACTATTTGTGGGTCTAAATAAGGAAGGGCTCTAACTTCAATAATTGAATGGTTTGCTTTTTGGAAGTTGTGGATGCCTTATTCCTGATAGAGGCTGTTAGGAATGTAGAGAGAGAATTCTTCATGGGCTGGGAGGTTGGCATCGATAACATGAAAGGTGCCTTTTAATGCCAAGgggttttttcctttgtgattcttttttattgttttcacacAACTACATTTCAGTTTTCCAATTTTCTACAGTGAACATGGAATTcctaaataaacttttttttttccccttttttccccccagaaacaAATAAGTATTATTTGTGTTTTGGAAGACCTTTCTTTTCAGCAAGGAAACTTTATTCATCCCATTACTCCTGTCCTAAGTCCCCTTTTATCAAGTCTGAGGGTACCTGTGGGATCTTATTTACCTCTTCTtgttaaaataagtaattttatttatcactAGTACGCTGCCTTTTTATACTATTTCTAATCTTATTTCTTTCCAAAAACTGGGCTTCTCTTCCACTCTAGAGttgaaagttgaaaaaataaatttgatctttttaaaagaaggtcACTGATActatttaccctgtttccccgaaaataagacctaaccggacagtcagctctaatgtgtcttttggagcaaaaattaatataagacctagtattatattatattatattataactatattaaagacccagtcttatattatagtaaaataagactgggtcttacattaatttttgctccaaagacgcatgagagctgattgtccagccaggtcttatttttggggaaacacggtagaaaatAAATAGTACCTTGTTAATTAATGAAATACCTCACAATGGGGCTATTTCTCCTGTAGGGGAAAGTGCCATTTTATACCTCTACAAGGGCCTTGCACGTTGAAATGCACTGTATGATTTGTTCAGTGTTTCTTTTCAGATAGTCTTAAAGTAGACTATAACTAGCCTGCAGTACATCATAACAATAGTATTTGCTAGACAAAAGCATTCCTTGACACATTTTAGGTATCTAGCAGATTATTGTACTTTTAACCACAGATTTCAGAAGGTTTATTTAGCAGTTTCTTTTTGTAAAGCCGTCCTCATTACCAGCATTAATAGAGTtctatttttcacagaaaaattttgaaagacCTATCTTCTGAAGATACACGGGGCAGAAAAGGAGACGGAGAAAATCCTGGAGTTTCTGCTGTCACTTCTATGTCTGTTCCAACTCCCATCTATCAGACTAGCACCGGACAGTACAGTATGTATAGGAATAAATTTACACCTGATAGACATACCAAAACTAACTTTTCCATGTAAAGAAGTGGTGTGTAGGAAGACTACCATACTGTAATAGTAATGACTATAAAAGGATACTATTTTGAGCCACAAATAATGCAAACTACTTTTTCATCATTATCTGATTTACTCcttacaacaaccttatgagataTGCAGTTATCAATTTATGGAGggaactgagacttagagagttAGATAATGTCCCTAAAGTCACACTACTTGTAAATGATACACTTACTTTGGGGTGTAAGTCTGAGTTTTGACAGGTGCATGGAGTTGTctaatcatcaccacaatcaagatataagTCTATCACCCTAAGAAATTTTCTTGTGCTTTCCATTTGTAGATAACCTCTCCCTCCACTCCCAACCTGTTCTTCAGAAGACTAATTGGCTCTTGCCACAAAATATATGTTCCATCTGACCACTTCTCAACATCTCCAGTCACTACCACCTTGGTTTACACTCATCTAAGTTACTACAGTAGGCATCCTGTATAAGTCCTGAATAAGTCCTACAAGGCATTACATTCAGGCCTTGCCTACCACTCTGATCTCATCTCCTTCCTGCCACTTAATGGCATTCTGGCCACACAGATTTTCTTGCTGTTCTTCAACACAAGAAATTTGTTTCTGCCTCAGGATCACTGGAGTTGTCATTCCCACTTCCAGATCTGCACATGGGTTGCATCCTCACCTCTGCTCTGCTagtgtcacctcctcaaagagaccactttttttaaaatactaagaatccctttagttttatttattttacatttttatagcatttatatgtaattgaggaagaaatcaaaatacacctagagagaaatgaaaatgaaagcacaatgaTCCCATATCTatgggatacagtgaaagcaatcctaacagggaaattcatagcaatataggcctacctcaagaaacaagaaaaatctcaaataaacaatctaatcgTATACTTgaaggaactaggaaaaaaacagcaaataaaggccaaagtgagtagaaagaaggaaataatcagagcAGACctaaaatagtcttaaaaatcagtagaaaaggtcagtgaaaccaagagctagttctttgaaaagctaaacaaaattgatagtaaacctttaaccagactcatcaagaaaaaagagaaggacccaaataaaatcagaaatgaaaaaggagaaatgacagctgacaccacagaaatacaaaggattataagaagaTGCTACaaacaattacatgccaacaaattggacaatctggaagaaatggataaatttctagaaacatactcTTCCACgattgaatcaagaagaaacagaaaaatctgaacagGCTGATTACTACAAATAAACTCAAATCTGTAATCAAAAAttcacaacaaacaaaagtcctggactggatatcttcacaggtgaattttaccaaacattcagagaAGAATTAACACTCATCCTTCTCAAGCCAttacaaaaaattcaagaggagagaaggctcccaagttctttttatgaggccaccattaccctgattctaaaaccagacaaaaaacattacaaaaaaagaaaatgatatgccaatatccctgatgaagatagatgcaaaaatcctcaacaaaatatcagcaaaccgaattcagcaatacattaaaaatatcatacaccatgatcaagtgagatttgttcttgggatgcaaggttggttcaacatccacaaatcaattaatatgacaCACTACAAACAAgatgaaaggtaaaaatcatgatcatatcaacaaatgcagaaaaagcatttgacaaaatccagcaaaGTGAGAACAGAGGGAATGTATCCAaacataataagggccatatatgacaaacccacagctaacattatactcagtggtgaaaagctgaaagtgtTTTCTTTAGGTCAGAAAgaagacaaggatgtctactctcatcacttttattcatcaTAGTACTGGAGtcctagctacagcaatcagacaagaaaaataaaaggcacccaaattggaaaggaagaaataaaactcaaattattTACAGATgccatgatactatatagagaaccctaaagattccaccataAAACCATTAcattaaatgaattcagtaaagtagcaggatacaaaattaatattcagaaatcggttgtatttttatacaccaataacaaattatcagaatgataaattaagaaaacagtcccatttacaattgcatcaaaaaaataaaatacctaaaaataaatttaaccaagaagatacaagacctatactcagaaaactatTAAGACACTgaacaagatacaaataaatggaagcatttaTACCATGCTCATGTATAGGAAGAATTAacttcattaaaatgtccatactacccaaagcaatctatagattcaatgcaatccttatcaaaataccaatagcattttacacagaactagaagaaataatcctaaaatttatatggaactacaaaagaccccaaatagtcacaccaatcttgagaaagaacaaagttagagatGTCATGCTATACCTGATCTCAAACTAGACTACAAGagtgtagtaatcaaaacaacatggtactgccataacagacacatagatcaatggaacagaatagagagcccagaaataaatccatacctatacggtcatttaatctatgacaaaggaggcaagaatgtacaatggggtaaagacagtctcttcaataaatggtgttgggaaaactggacagataaacacaaaaaactgaaactagaccactttcttacaccatatagaagaataaattcaaaatggattaaagacttaaatgtaagacccaaaaccataaaactcctagaggaaaacatagacagtaaactctctgacatcactcttagcaatatctttttggatatgtctcctctgACAAGGGCAACAAAACTATGCTATAGTTTtgtatactatactataaatggtactacatcaaactaaaaaggttttgcacagcaaaggaaaccaacaaaatggaaagacaacctagtgaatggtagaagatattcaccaataatacatccaataaggggttaatatccaaaatttattacgaactcatataactcaacaccaggaaaaaaaaagaaaaaacaacctatccagttaaaaatgggcgggggacatgaatagacatttctccagagaggacatacagatggttcgtcaatagacatgaaaagatgctaatcattagagaaatgcaaattaaaactacagtgaggtatcacctcacaactgtcagaatggctatcaataaaTCAGTAAACAGCTGTtgaggaggatgtggagaaaagggaacccttgtacaacACTGGTGGGATTGCAGGGATGTGTTTTGACCAGTTATGTTGTACAATTTGAGATTAAGATTAGTGCATCTGaactgtaaaattttataaagaaacgtcattttatttattttacagatagttCACCCAGTCAACACTTATTAAGTGGAACTGCTTTCAAGCCtattttaataaactgtttttctcACCAATCCTTTGCACATAGTGTATTGTATAGCCTTACAATAGCTGTGTTCTCTCTTTGGTTAAAGTTGCCATTGCCCCAAATGGAGCCTTACAGCTGGCCAGTCCAGGCACAGATGGAGTACAGGGACTTCAGACATTAACCATGACAAATTCGGGCAGTACTCAACAAGGTACAACAATTCTCCAGTATGCACAGACTTCTGATGGGCAGCAAATACTCGTGCCCAGCAACCAGGTGGTTGTCCAAAGTAAGTATGCTGAAGCGTCTGTGGAAAGCATCCCAAAGTATTTTCAAAGCCACTTACAAATTAACTCATTCTTTTTGACCACATAGCTGCATCAGGAGATATGCAGACATATCAGATCCGTACCACGCCTTCAGCTACTTCGCTGCCACAAACTGTGGTGATGACCTCTCCTGTGACTCTTACATCTCAGACAACAAAGACAGACGACCCccaattgaaaagagaaataaggtTGATGAAAAACAGGTAGGTAATAAAATTATACTGCCAGAATGGGTAATGTTTTTGCAAATCTCAAAACATAACCAGATGTTAACTGGAATTGTATGTTAGAAATAAGGAGAGAGATTTATTATATCAGCTTAATTTTACTTAGTGTTAGATTATGTCTGGTTAATTTTCAATGGATTAGTAAGTCCCATTGCTCAATCTATTTAATATGTGGCCTAGAGTTCTTCCATTGCTATTGTGTCCTTTGAATAGCACAATTAAGCAAAGCTTTTCAAACAATGTATTTTGTTCTTGGGCTGacaaagttaaatgaaaataataggtTGCTGTTTGACATTAACCACagcaagaagaggaaagaattagtggCAATCTGTGTAATACCACGTTTACTTCCTGACATAGAAATGCTCTTAAAAATCAACTCTTGAGCAGTTGTTTTAACCTCCAGAAAcattcactttcattttaaatgtattttaaacattgcTGTATGCACTATATGTATGTACATCAGGCATGAAAAACCACTGGTtctttgagaaaaagaatgtaaTGGGTAGTCTGCAGTGTgttcaagggaaaaagaaaaaagataccaATAAACTATATTAGGAACAAAAGAGGGTAAATTACCACAgatacaataaatttttaaaattacaataggATTCTATTTTCAGCTCCTTACCAATAAGTTAGAAAATTAGAGTAAAAGGATGATTTTCTAGAGCAGAAAAAATTACCATAAAAGGAACAGATGGATGAATTTAATTGCTTCAAGATAAACTGTTGCTTTATTAAAAACTAAGAGCAAACATCACTGTAAATGAACTTTGTAACAAGGCAGGGACTGTCTGTTTTTTGGAGGTTCCAACCAATGCAGTAAGATAGGGAAATGAAGTAGGTTAtgcaaatattagaaaagaagaattgtatttgtttgcttatgATATAACTGTATATGTCGGAAATCCAAAAGACGtgttaaaaattactaaattgaGACTTCTGTTTCTGACAACATGACCTTggctacataatatttttaaaagcttgatgAAATATAAATACCGTCCTTTTAAATGATTGGATGAGCCTACAGGAAGGTCAGAGAATTCTGCTGAGATTAGGCATGAACCCGAAGCACAAGACATGAGGTTAATAAGTACTGAAGCAGCCCCGTATAATCAAGATAAATTCAGATCTTTGTGATTGGTATAGTTTTATTACGCAGAGGGGACTAGGGACAGAGCCTGGGGCCTGTGCAGGCTGGGAAACTGGATCACAGATTATTCTTCATGAGGTAAAGACCCAAGAAGTGCTACACCCATAAGCTGAGAATTGTAATTTAAAGACGGATCAAGGTCCATAGTGCCCTCAATTGCTTGGAAGAAAGCAACCTCAACACAGGCTTTAATGAATTCCCATACATTAAGTTCtaacaaatacaaattgaaaaatcaTAGACTACCCAAGGAATTAGGCTTCCATCATGATATGCACCAAAGCCCAAATGtaattttcacagaaatttttgaggtataaatattatttccttttttgtttgtttgttttgagatgaggaaactgagacctagagaggttaagttacttggcCAGGTTATACTGCTTAGTAAGTGGTAGGGGTAGGATTTAAGCTCACAGGTCCAGGTTTCAGAGTCCAATGTCTTAGATAATACTACCCTGCCTTTCAGGAGTAAGCATCTGCAAAAAAAGCAGACAACATTATAAAACTGTAAAGCCTCCAGTTTTataatgggaaaaggaaaaacactatatatttttaaaggaaaaagaggatgTCATTGAAAATCAAAGATGAAGAGActataaaagtgataaaaattgaaaaagaaaaacaaggctgTTATTATTAGCAAAGATATATTCATCCGCTTAGAATATCTAGGAGAATCATCTACAAActatttaaaagcttaaaaaagaaccagtttgTACTGGAAACCCTCCCTTGCCATTTCGTAAAACAGGAAAAGACGGGCGGGGGGAGGGAATATaagaatttaaatgaaagaagtaaaactattactatttttatatgattgcttatttaaaaatacccaaatgaacttacagaaaaattattagaaGTAATGAGTTTTTAAGGTTGTTAGATATAAACGGAGAAATATACTATGTCCACACATATGGAAACTCAGTATTATAAAGATGACTATTTTTCCCCCAATTGatccatagattcaatgcagTCCCACTCAAAACCCAAACAGGTTGTTTGAAGAActtgacaagttgattctaaaatttatagaaGAGTAAAGGGCCATGAACAGCCAAAATATTCCAGACAAGAATCAGGTGAGGAGATACCAAGTTTTATTTAAAGCTTTGGTAATCAGTATGATATCAGCATTGAGATCAACATAACTTCTGTCTACCAAGAGATAACAGAAAGCAAGTGAAAATGTAAGCTTCAAACCTATAGAAGTTATTTGTAACATATCTAACCAAAAagatttgtttgaaaaaaatacaaggatcaaaaataagaaaagtacaacccaacagaaaaaaaattgacaaaatacaTGCATAGGCATTTCTCAGAAAACACACATAGTTAATAATCATGAAAGATTGCTTACCATTATcagtaattaaagaaatgcaaattaataccacaCACTTAGATACCATTGATCCTCACCCAATTGGCAAAAATCTTAGTCTAACCAGGAGCTGGCAAGGATTTGGAACTCGTATATTGCTtatgggagtgtaaattggtgtagACACTTTGGAAATGAATTGGCCTTATCTTGTATTGTTGACCTGGATATGCTCTGTGACACTGCTGTTTTACTCTGTGTATGTGACCGAGAGACTTTTGTAGGAAGTATGCTTAAAAATGTTGATAGCGGAAGAAAtcaagaaacaacccaaataactATAAATAACAGAATGGGTACATAAATTgtggtattttatatttatacgaCAGTATTCAAACAGTGTAATAGTGTTCATTTCTAATGATTAAATGAACGATCAATTTAACatgaacaaataagaaaaggTTGAGTGAAAACAAGTTGAAACAATACATAAAGTGtgatattttacaatatattttagaaaataagcaaACTAAATGTATAATTTAGGGGCACACATATgtactaaaactataaaaataaacaaaagattgaAGCTAGTAATTGCTTCTGGGCAAGAGGCAAGGGTATGGAATGGAAATAGCATAGAGGGtcccgtgtgtatgtgtgtgtgcggtTTAGGTAAGGGCTAGGGTTAGCATTAGGTTTAGGACAAGTGTTACATTTAGGGTTAGCTAGTGAGTCAGGATAGGTGTATGGTTAGGGTTAGAGTTAACTTTGAGGTTAGGGTTTAATTTAAATTAGAGTTGTGTTAGGTTTAGGACTAGGATACAGGCTGGGTTAGGGTTAGGGTCTCATTTTGAGTTAGGCTGAGTGTTCAGGGTGAAGGTTAGGCTTAGCGCTGGCTTCTTGATTAGGTGTAGAATTTGGGTTAGCTTTAGGTCAGGGATTGGTTTTCAATTAGTGTTGGGGTGAGGGTTGGAGGGAGTCTAGGGCTGGGATGCATTaggggttagggttagggttactGTTAGGTTTGGGGTTAGGTTTAGGGTTAGGTTTAAGATTATCATTAAGGTTAGGATTAGCCTTGAGGTTAGGGTTTGGGTTTCAATTGGGGTTTGTGCTTTAGGCTGAGGTTTGGGGTTAGGATTAGAGTTAGATTTGAAGTTAGGATTTGGATTTCAAATAGGTTTAATGTTAGTATTAGGGTTAGAATATGGTCTATGGTAAGGGTTAGGATTAGGGTTAGTGTTAGGTTTTGAGTTAAGGTTAGGTTTGGATTAAGGTTGGAGTTAGCTTTGAGGTTAGGGTTAAATATAAATTAGGGTTAGTGTTAGGTTTACAGTTaagtttagggtttttttttcgtctttttttaattgttttacttttcgAGTTGAATAGTTTCTTACTGGGTATTGAGTTtacatgtaaacattttattatgctACGTAACTTACATCTATACGACAGACTTGTGTGTGTACtacataaaaacttttttaaactaTAGTAATTTATAAGGAAATTTAATAAGGTGTTTTTCTACTATGAATTACCATCTTGAAAATAACGGGAGGTTATCTTACATTAATATTAgtgacaaaaatcttaaaatacgtAGTAAATTTAACAGGAAAGGCATAGggtccatatttttaaaatcttattgaGAGGTAAAATAGTAtctgaacaaatagaaaaatactgttttttgatgaagacaattaatataaaatgtcaacTCTTCCagaattcaaatataaatttaatgtgattCTCTATAGATCTTTATAAAATTGGGCAAAATAAGCTAAAAGtttacatgaaagaaataaatatccaAGAATGGCCAAGAGcagaaagaagtcattttgtCTTATAAGGCATTGAAATGACTCTAAAGCCACTGTAATCAAAACTTGGTATCAGCCAAGAGGCAGACAGTTACATTAGCAAGTGgcatagaaagtccagaaatggCTTGTTGTGCTAGTTAAATGCCCTTGTAAAGGATGGCTTATTTAATAAAAGATACACAATCAACTccatatttggaagaaaattaaattggaCTCCTATTTTTAATACCACATACAAAAGTAATTCCAGATAgattaaataaaaacttaattgtgaaaattaagcagtaaagtctttaaaataaaatttagagggAAATATATAGGTGCATGACATTTTAATCTAAGCCAAgataaaaaagactaaaaaagagCATTTATGGcccaagaataaaaataacagagGTTGAATGATAGattagaaaataagttaaaaacaGGTAAAGGAttaatatgtataatgtatagAGAGAGTTGTGCATTAGGTTGTTTGTCTTTCTAATAATTTCTAAttgtaaaatgggcaaaaggtatGAAAGGACAAAGGGTATAAAAAGACAGTTTACATAAGAGCAGATCCAAAAAACCGATAAActtgtgaaaagatgctcaatctcactagTTCGGGAAATGAAAGTTGATTAACAACAAATTGCATCTACATGGCAAAAATCTGCGTACCAATATAGAAACATCATGAAAACAATGAGtgttaaaaagcaaattgcagataATATCTACAGTACATAGtataaaaaatactcaaaatagtACTTTCTACTTCTATGTGTATATAAAACTTATATGTCACTTCATAGAAATATTCTAAGAGGACATGTGCAAAGTGGATTATCAAGCACTGTTTGTAATTAaagctcaataaataaaaattaattgcaaGAGGAGCCATAAATttcactccttggtatttatccaagagaaatgggACGTGTTCACAAAGAAACTGGCACAAAAACAGGCATAGCAACTAAAAC contains:
- the ATF1 gene encoding cyclic AMP-dependent transcription factor ATF-1 isoform X3 is translated as MSLRGSAPVTIVPLPGDKVQVQGVIQTAQSSVIHPPHVQTVSSLSESEESQDSSDSIGSSQKAHGILARRPSYRKILKDLSSEDTRGRKGDGENPGVSAVTSMSVPTPIYQTSTGQYIAIAPNGALQLASPGTDGVQGLQTLTMTNSGSTQQGTTILQYAQTSDGQQILVPSNQVVVQTASGDMQTYQIRTTPSATSLPQTVVMTSPVTLTSQTTKTDDPQLKREIRLMKNREAARECRRKKKEYVKCLENRVAVLENQNKTLIEELKTLKDLYSHKSV
- the ATF1 gene encoding cyclic AMP-dependent transcription factor ATF-1 isoform X1 codes for the protein MEDSHKSNTSETAPQPGSTVQGAHISHIAQQMSLRGSAPVTIVPLPGDKVQVQGVIQTAQSSVIHPPHVQTVSSLSESEESQDSSDSIGSSQKAHGILARRPSYRKILKDLSSEDTRGRKGDGENPGVSAVTSMSVPTPIYQTSTGQYIAIAPNGALQLASPGTDGVQGLQTLTMTNSGSTQQGTTILQYAQTSDGQQILVPSNQVVVQTASGDMQTYQIRTTPSATSLPQTVVMTSPVTLTSQTTKTDDPQLKREIRLMKNREAARECRRKKKEYVKCLENRVAVLENQNKTLIEELKTLKDLYSHKSV
- the ATF1 gene encoding cyclic AMP-dependent transcription factor ATF-1 isoform X2, whose product is MEDSHKSNTSETAPQPGSTVQGAHISHIAQQMSLRGSAPVTIVPLPGDKVQVQGVIQTAQSSVIHPPHVQTVSSLSESEESQDSSDSIGSSQKAHGILARRPSYRKILKDLSSEDTRGRKGDGENPGVSAVTSMSVPTPIYQTSTGQYIAIAPNGALQLASPGTDGVQGLQTLTMTNSGSTQQGTTILQYAQTSDGQQILVPSNQVVVQTASGDMQTYQIRTTPSATSLPQTVVMTSPVTLTSQTTKTDDPQLKREIRLMKNRFNAVPLKTQTGCLKNLTS
- the ATF1 gene encoding cyclic AMP-dependent transcription factor ATF-1 isoform X4; the protein is MEDSHKSNTSETAPQPGSTVQGAHISHIAQQVSSLSESEESQDSSDSIGSSQKAHGILARRPSYRKILKDLSSEDTRGRKGDGENPGVSAVTSMSVPTPIYQTSTGQYIAIAPNGALQLASPGTDGVQGLQTLTMTNSGSTQQGTTILQYAQTSDGQQILVPSNQVVVQTASGDMQTYQIRTTPSATSLPQTVVMTSPVTLTSQTTKTDDPQLKREIRLMKNREAARECRRKKKEYVKCLENRVAVLENQNKTLIEELKTLKDLYSHKSV
- the ATF1 gene encoding cyclic AMP-dependent transcription factor ATF-1 isoform X5, with translation MSVPTPIYQTSTGQYIAIAPNGALQLASPGTDGVQGLQTLTMTNSGSTQQGTTILQYAQTSDGQQILVPSNQVVVQTASGDMQTYQIRTTPSATSLPQTVVMTSPVTLTSQTTKTDDPQLKREIRLMKNREAARECRRKKKEYVKCLENRVAVLENQNKTLIEELKTLKDLYSHKSV